One window of Nocardia nova SH22a genomic DNA carries:
- a CDS encoding ATP-binding protein, whose protein sequence is MALVGREPELKYLDELIAGIGERGGAVLIEGEPGIGKTALLRELPAMASVAGVRVLTVTATAAESELPYAGLHQIVFPLRSGIAALPPAQAAALDAALGLAEAPAPSEYLTGAALLTLLSDTAAERPLLLLVEDLHWLDRPSAAALAFLARRLESEPIVLVATGRGGSGTGLPEAGAEVLALSRLTDDEAARLLDTGVPGLDPAARSRVLAAAAGNPLALKELPATADAAAAELPLTERLERAFGLRASGLPEPTRLALLAAALDELPVPQAVRAASLLLDAPVDEDVLTPAVGARLIDIDSGTVRFRHPLMRSAIPAAAGSELRRRAHTAVAATLPEYPDRAARHRAAGVIGPDDTAAEDLAATAERALRRGGVAAAIAALEQSAYLSASADRRAERLLRAAELAVETGDRDTVTRLLGAAGELTPRQRALATWLRSGFDDGAGEDPARVTELARLAESVAAEGDRDLAMRILWGTAMRCFWSEPGPRARRVLLEVADGLGLPADDPHIIAITAYVAPFERGAAVLRDLTARAGATGTDPEMDRCLGSAALQIGAFDLAARFSAAAITGLRAQGRLGLLTRALAVRAWSCARTGDLSGAATAAAEAQRLGPETGQHLMYGLAVAVGAEIAALRGDFEEASAAADRAQAIGLAVAARPVLATVQRARALVAAGQGRYEDALDDLRRVLDPADPAYQLALGAYAVGDLAEAAVRSGRTSEIEGIVAAVEDTAKDTPSPALWIGLRCARALLDPAEERFTEALAAGLTAWPLERARMQLAFGEWLRRQRRVVESRAQLRAARDGFDALGARPWAERARRELRGAGETSPRRDPDARDALTPNELGIAQLAAEGLTNREIGQRLFLSHRTVSTHLYRIFPKLGITSRAELAAALRDAED, encoded by the coding sequence ATGGCGCTGGTCGGGCGGGAACCGGAACTCAAATACCTCGACGAGCTGATCGCCGGGATCGGCGAGCGCGGCGGCGCGGTCCTGATCGAGGGCGAACCCGGCATCGGTAAGACCGCGCTGCTGCGGGAGCTGCCCGCGATGGCCTCGGTCGCCGGGGTGCGGGTGCTGACCGTCACGGCGACGGCGGCCGAATCCGAGCTGCCCTACGCCGGACTGCACCAGATCGTGTTCCCGCTGCGGTCGGGTATCGCGGCGCTGCCACCGGCCCAGGCCGCGGCACTCGACGCCGCGCTCGGACTCGCCGAGGCGCCCGCGCCGAGCGAATATCTGACCGGTGCGGCACTGCTGACGCTGCTGTCGGACACCGCGGCCGAGCGACCGCTGCTGCTGCTGGTCGAGGATCTGCACTGGCTCGATCGGCCCAGTGCCGCGGCGCTCGCATTCCTGGCGCGGCGGCTGGAGTCGGAGCCGATCGTGCTGGTCGCGACCGGTCGCGGCGGTAGCGGCACGGGCTTGCCGGAGGCCGGGGCCGAGGTGCTGGCGCTGTCGCGGCTGACCGACGACGAGGCGGCGCGGTTGCTGGACACCGGCGTTCCCGGCCTCGATCCCGCGGCCCGTTCGCGGGTGCTGGCCGCGGCCGCCGGAAATCCGCTGGCGCTGAAGGAATTACCCGCGACCGCCGACGCCGCGGCGGCGGAGCTCCCGCTCACCGAACGACTGGAACGCGCCTTCGGCCTGCGCGCGAGCGGGCTGCCCGAACCCACCCGTCTCGCCCTGCTCGCCGCGGCTCTCGACGAACTGCCCGTGCCGCAGGCGGTGCGGGCCGCGTCGCTGCTGCTCGACGCCCCCGTGGACGAGGACGTCCTCACACCCGCGGTCGGCGCCCGGCTGATCGACATCGATTCCGGCACGGTGCGATTCCGGCACCCGCTGATGCGCTCGGCGATCCCGGCGGCGGCCGGATCCGAGCTGCGCCGCCGCGCCCACACCGCCGTGGCGGCCACGCTGCCCGAGTATCCGGATCGCGCGGCACGGCACCGCGCGGCGGGCGTCATCGGCCCCGACGACACCGCTGCGGAGGATCTCGCGGCCACCGCCGAACGGGCCCTGCGCCGCGGCGGTGTCGCCGCGGCGATCGCGGCACTCGAGCAGTCGGCATATCTCAGCGCGTCCGCCGACCGGCGCGCCGAACGACTGCTGCGCGCGGCCGAACTGGCGGTCGAGACCGGCGACCGGGACACGGTGACCCGGCTGCTCGGCGCGGCCGGTGAACTCACACCCCGGCAGCGGGCCTTGGCGACCTGGCTGCGCAGCGGTTTCGACGACGGCGCCGGTGAGGATCCGGCCCGGGTCACCGAACTCGCGCGCCTGGCCGAATCCGTTGCGGCCGAGGGCGACCGGGATCTGGCGATGCGGATCCTGTGGGGTACCGCGATGCGCTGTTTCTGGTCCGAACCCGGCCCGCGGGCGCGCCGAGTCCTGCTCGAGGTCGCCGACGGCCTGGGCCTGCCCGCGGACGATCCGCACATCATCGCGATCACCGCCTATGTGGCGCCCTTCGAACGAGGTGCGGCGGTACTGCGGGATCTGACGGCGCGCGCCGGTGCGACCGGGACCGATCCGGAGATGGACCGCTGCCTGGGGAGCGCGGCGCTGCAGATCGGCGCGTTCGACCTGGCCGCGCGCTTCTCCGCGGCGGCGATCACCGGCCTGCGCGCACAGGGGCGGCTCGGGTTGCTGACCCGCGCTCTGGCGGTGCGCGCCTGGAGCTGCGCGCGCACCGGCGATCTGAGCGGTGCGGCCACCGCGGCGGCGGAGGCGCAGCGTCTGGGACCCGAGACCGGCCAGCACCTCATGTACGGGCTCGCGGTCGCCGTCGGCGCCGAAATCGCGGCGCTGCGTGGTGATTTCGAGGAGGCGTCGGCCGCCGCCGATCGCGCGCAGGCCATCGGCCTGGCCGTCGCCGCGCGCCCGGTCCTGGCCACCGTGCAGCGGGCCCGTGCCCTCGTCGCCGCGGGGCAGGGGCGATACGAGGACGCGCTGGACGATCTGCGCCGGGTCCTCGACCCCGCCGATCCCGCCTATCAGCTGGCCCTGGGCGCCTATGCCGTCGGCGATCTCGCCGAGGCCGCGGTGCGCTCGGGCCGGACGAGCGAGATCGAGGGGATCGTCGCCGCTGTCGAGGACACCGCGAAGGACACCCCGTCACCTGCCTTGTGGATCGGATTGCGTTGTGCGCGAGCACTACTGGACCCCGCCGAGGAACGGTTCACCGAGGCGCTCGCGGCCGGGCTCACCGCCTGGCCGCTGGAGCGGGCGCGCATGCAGCTCGCCTTCGGGGAATGGCTGCGGCGGCAGCGCCGGGTCGTGGAATCGCGCGCGCAACTGCGTGCCGCTCGCGACGGGTTCGACGCTCTCGGCGCGCGGCCGTGGGCCGAACGCGCCCGCCGCGAACTGCGCGGAGCGGGTGAGACCAGCCCGCGCCGCGATCCGGACGCCCGCGACGCGCTGACCCCGAACGAACTGGGGATCGCGCAACTGGCCGCCGAGGGACTGACCAATCGAGAGATCGGGCAGCGGCTGTTCCTGTCGCATCGCACGGTCAGCACGCATCTGTACCGGATATTCCCGAAGCTCGGGATCACCTCCCGCGCGGAACTGGCCGCGGCCCTGCGCGACGCGGAAGACTGA
- a CDS encoding alpha/beta fold hydrolase has protein sequence MFGRKRSAQVIAAAVLAATLAACSSGTDAPAAPTALEGVGAGEHTTLGPVKHVNAGVLDTAYVEYGPENGPAVVLLHGWPYDPASYIDVGPRLAEQGYHVVVPYLRGFGPTRFLSPDTPRDGEQAAVAHDVVALMDALHIDKAVLGGYDWGARTADVVAALWPQRVKALVSVSGYLITDIAAQQQPLAPAAEAGWWYQYYFSTARGELGYRRNTHDFDKYIWKTASPQWKFDDATYERSASSFDNPDHVAIVVHNYRWRLGLAPGQPEYEAEQRTLGTGPAITVPTVTIGSDFDGANADGKAYRAKFTGKYEHRVFAGVGHDVPQEAPTAFAQAVIDADHL, from the coding sequence ATGTTCGGCAGAAAACGATCGGCACAGGTGATCGCGGCGGCGGTGCTGGCGGCAACGCTGGCGGCGTGCTCGTCGGGCACGGACGCACCGGCGGCGCCCACCGCCCTCGAGGGGGTCGGCGCGGGAGAGCACACCACCCTCGGACCGGTGAAACACGTGAACGCCGGTGTGCTCGACACCGCCTACGTCGAATACGGCCCGGAGAACGGACCGGCGGTGGTGCTGCTGCACGGCTGGCCCTACGATCCGGCGAGCTACATCGACGTGGGTCCGCGGCTGGCCGAGCAGGGCTACCACGTCGTCGTGCCGTATCTGCGCGGTTTCGGGCCGACCCGATTCCTGTCCCCGGACACACCCCGCGACGGTGAGCAGGCCGCGGTCGCCCACGATGTCGTCGCCCTGATGGACGCCCTGCACATCGACAAGGCCGTGCTCGGCGGCTACGACTGGGGCGCGCGTACCGCCGATGTGGTCGCGGCGCTGTGGCCGCAGCGGGTCAAGGCCCTGGTCTCGGTGAGCGGCTATCTGATCACCGACATCGCCGCCCAGCAGCAGCCCCTCGCACCCGCCGCCGAGGCGGGCTGGTGGTACCAGTACTACTTCAGCACCGCACGCGGTGAGCTCGGATACCGCCGCAACACCCACGATTTCGACAAGTACATCTGGAAGACCGCCTCGCCGCAGTGGAAATTCGACGACGCCACCTACGAGCGCAGCGCGTCCTCGTTCGACAATCCCGATCACGTCGCCATCGTCGTCCACAACTACCGGTGGCGGCTGGGCCTGGCGCCGGGGCAGCCGGAGTACGAGGCCGAACAGCGCACTCTGGGAACGGGTCCCGCGATCACCGTGCCGACGGTGACCATCGGCAGCGACTTCGACGGCGCCAACGCCGACGGAAAGGCCTACCGCGCCAAGTTCACCGGCAAATACGAGCACCGCGTCTTCGCCGGTGTGGGCCATGACGTCCCGCAGGAGGCGCCCACCGCCTTCGCGCAGGCAGTGATCGACGCCGACCATCTCTGA